In the Pseudolabrys taiwanensis genome, one interval contains:
- a CDS encoding DUF423 domain-containing protein, whose amino-acid sequence MEPILLALAGLMGACGVVLAAAGAHGKPGAGLDSAGYLLLLHAAAVIAAAVAARAGLLVRPIALVTLCGFVVGAGLFAADVAARAYLGHRLFPMAAPTGGTILIVSWLVLAAAALAALRSS is encoded by the coding sequence ATGGAGCCGATCCTCCTCGCTCTCGCCGGTTTGATGGGCGCCTGCGGCGTCGTGCTCGCCGCGGCGGGCGCGCACGGCAAGCCAGGGGCCGGCCTCGACAGCGCCGGCTACCTGCTGCTGCTGCATGCCGCCGCCGTGATCGCCGCGGCGGTTGCAGCCCGCGCGGGCCTGCTGGTGCGTCCGATCGCGCTCGTCACCTTGTGCGGCTTCGTCGTCGGCGCCGGGCTGTTCGCGGCGGACGTCGCCGCGCGGGCCTATCTCGGACACCGCTTGTTCCCGATGGCGGCGCCCACCGGCGGCACCATCCTGATCGTGAGCTGGCTGGTGCTGGCGGCGGCGGCGCTGGCGGCGCTGCGATCAAGCTAA
- a CDS encoding FAD-dependent monooxygenase, whose protein sequence is MANSKPNVVIVGGGIGGLFAANALIAQGVNVSVYEQAPALGEVGAGVYLTPNSVRHLERLGFGPAVEKWGARVGPNSHYFRDDGTSIAPVQVTDSSGWNATFGMHRADFVNFLAAALPKNAVNTGHRCVGFTQEGGKARVTFANGASTEADIVIGADGIHSELRPHVFPPSTPVFSSTSAYRGTVPHERVPDWPVDRWQMWLGKGKHFLVFPLRAGKLINFVGFVPADQEMKESWSAPGDPDALRRDFAGWDPRVEKLLAQVDKTFRWALYDREPLPTWTKGRLTLLGDAAHPMLPHLGQGANQSIEDGMALATILARSDSQSIPAALEAYERLRRERVAQVQRGARENGLRYDGVSGFADLAKRDAEIAAHANFRKKLYDFDVVPQAEEAALALAS, encoded by the coding sequence ATGGCAAATTCAAAGCCAAATGTTGTGATCGTCGGCGGCGGCATCGGCGGCTTGTTCGCGGCGAATGCGCTCATCGCGCAGGGCGTGAACGTGTCGGTATACGAACAGGCGCCCGCACTCGGCGAAGTCGGCGCCGGAGTCTATCTGACGCCCAACAGCGTGCGTCACCTGGAACGTTTGGGATTTGGTCCCGCCGTCGAAAAATGGGGCGCGCGCGTTGGGCCGAATTCGCATTATTTCCGCGATGACGGCACGTCGATCGCTCCCGTGCAGGTGACGGACTCGTCCGGCTGGAACGCGACCTTCGGCATGCACCGCGCCGATTTCGTCAATTTTCTCGCGGCGGCGTTGCCGAAAAACGCCGTCAACACCGGACATCGCTGCGTGGGCTTCACGCAGGAGGGCGGCAAAGCGCGCGTGACATTCGCGAATGGCGCCAGCACCGAAGCCGACATCGTCATCGGCGCCGACGGCATCCACTCGGAATTGCGCCCGCACGTCTTTCCGCCATCGACGCCGGTCTTCTCGAGCACCTCGGCCTATCGCGGCACCGTGCCGCACGAACGCGTGCCGGACTGGCCGGTCGACCGCTGGCAGATGTGGCTCGGCAAGGGCAAACACTTCCTCGTCTTCCCGCTGCGCGCCGGCAAGCTGATCAATTTTGTCGGCTTCGTGCCGGCGGACCAGGAGATGAAGGAATCGTGGTCGGCACCGGGAGATCCCGACGCGCTGCGTCGCGACTTTGCCGGCTGGGACCCGCGCGTCGAAAAGCTCTTGGCACAGGTCGACAAGACATTTCGCTGGGCGCTCTACGACCGCGAGCCGCTGCCGACCTGGACCAAAGGCCGGCTGACGCTGCTCGGCGATGCCGCCCATCCGATGCTGCCGCATCTCGGCCAGGGCGCGAACCAATCGATCGAGGACGGCATGGCGCTGGCGACGATCCTGGCGCGCAGCGACAGCCAATCCATACCGGCGGCGCTGGAAGCCTATGAGCGGCTGCGGCGCGAGCGCGTTGCGCAGGTGCAGCGCGGCGCGCGCGAGAACGGGCTGCGCTATGACGGCGTGTCGGGTTTCGCCGACCTTGCCAAGCGCGACGCCGAGATCGCCGCGCATGCAAACTTCCGCAAGAAGCTGTACGACTTCGACGTGGTGCCGCAGGCGGAAGAAGCCGCGCTGGCGCTGGCCTCCTAA
- a CDS encoding Bug family tripartite tricarboxylate transporter substrate binding protein: MHRAVCAALALTLAIASFAGGAHAQAYPDRPVKIVVPFPAGGTADAVPRLVADWLSKKWGQPVLIENRTGAAGNIGAETVFRAEPDGYTLLSAPPPPLVINQSLYPKLGYDANKFDPIIVIAQVPNGLIVNPDKIKANTVAEFIDYVKQNPGKVTSATQGNGTTSHLTSELFALMAKVKFSNVPYRGSAPALQDLLGGNVDVMFDNLGVSLPLVQAGKLKLLAVASAKRMPALPNVPTLAETLPGFEAVAWYGIVAPPGTPKPIIDKINADVNEALAQPEMKDHLRKLSAEVFGGSVQETAKYMREEVARWGGVIKAADIKVQ, from the coding sequence ATGCACCGAGCAGTTTGTGCCGCGCTTGCGCTGACTTTGGCTATCGCTTCGTTTGCCGGCGGCGCGCATGCGCAGGCTTATCCGGATCGCCCGGTGAAGATCGTCGTGCCGTTCCCGGCCGGCGGCACGGCCGATGCCGTGCCGCGCCTGGTGGCGGATTGGCTGTCGAAGAAATGGGGCCAGCCGGTTCTGATCGAGAATCGCACCGGAGCGGCCGGTAATATCGGCGCGGAGACGGTGTTTCGCGCGGAGCCCGACGGTTACACGCTATTGTCGGCGCCGCCGCCGCCGCTCGTGATCAACCAGAGCCTCTATCCGAAGCTCGGCTACGACGCGAACAAGTTCGACCCCATCATCGTGATCGCGCAGGTGCCGAACGGTCTCATCGTCAATCCGGACAAGATCAAGGCGAACACGGTCGCCGAGTTCATCGACTACGTGAAACAGAATCCGGGCAAGGTCACGTCGGCGACGCAAGGCAACGGTACCACCTCGCATCTGACGTCGGAGTTGTTCGCGCTGATGGCGAAGGTGAAATTCAGCAACGTGCCGTACCGCGGTTCGGCGCCGGCCTTGCAGGATCTTCTCGGCGGCAATGTCGACGTGATGTTCGACAATCTCGGCGTCTCGCTGCCGCTGGTGCAGGCCGGAAAGCTCAAGCTGCTGGCCGTCGCCTCGGCGAAGCGTATGCCGGCGCTGCCGAACGTGCCGACGCTAGCGGAGACGCTGCCCGGCTTCGAAGCCGTCGCGTGGTATGGCATTGTCGCGCCGCCCGGCACGCCGAAGCCGATCATCGACAAGATCAATGCCGATGTGAACGAGGCTCTCGCTCAGCCCGAGATGAAGGATCACCTCAGGAAGCTGTCGGCGGAGGTTTTCGGCGGGTCGGTGCAAGAGACCGCGAAATATATGCGCGAAGAGGTCGCGCGCTGGGGCGGCGTCATCAAGGCTGCCGACATCAAGGTGCAGTGA
- the yihA gene encoding ribosome biogenesis GTP-binding protein YihA/YsxC, with protein sequence MTDTADFTRNEIETGRKLFSTDWQFFAAAGTSESLPPMRGIEIAFAGRSNVGKSSLINALTGRKALARTSRTPGRTQELIFFSGGQDLTIVDMPGYGYAAAAKAKIAAWTKMIHNYLIGRRNLARVYVLIDARHGLKDTDDPTLDALGSAAVSHQIVLTKCDAVKKSELAGRIAEVEAALAKRPAAFPGVLVTSSEDGSGIPELRAAIARLLMERR encoded by the coding sequence ATGACGGACACCGCCGACTTTACCCGCAACGAGATCGAGACTGGCCGCAAGCTGTTCAGCACCGACTGGCAGTTCTTCGCGGCCGCCGGTACGTCCGAGTCGCTGCCGCCGATGCGCGGCATCGAGATCGCCTTCGCCGGCCGCTCCAATGTCGGCAAATCGAGCCTGATCAACGCGCTCACCGGTCGCAAGGCCTTGGCCCGAACCTCGCGTACGCCGGGGCGCACGCAGGAGCTGATCTTCTTCTCCGGCGGCCAGGACCTGACCATCGTCGACATGCCGGGCTACGGCTATGCCGCCGCGGCCAAGGCGAAGATCGCGGCTTGGACCAAGATGATCCACAATTATCTCATCGGCCGCCGCAATCTCGCACGCGTCTATGTGCTCATCGATGCGCGGCACGGCCTGAAGGACACGGACGACCCGACGCTCGACGCGCTCGGCAGCGCCGCGGTCAGCCATCAGATCGTGCTCACCAAGTGCGACGCGGTGAAGAAGTCAGAGCTCGCCGGACGCATCGCCGAGGTGGAGGCCGCGCTCGCCAAACGCCCGGCGGCGTTTCCCGGCGTGCTCGTCACCTCGTCGGAAGACGGGAGCGGCATCCCCGAGCTGCGAGCGGCCATCGCACGGCTGCTGATGGAGCGGCGCTAA
- the yidC gene encoding membrane protein insertase YidC — MTDNKNTILAIVLSALVLIGWQYFVGMPQEKARQEQLQQQEQKQAAQPQQPGQPVQAPPQGAPNGQTPQVPGGPTTAPATSLSRAAALAASPRVAIKTDSLEGSIALKGGRIDDLALIKFRETVDPKSPPIFLLSPSGTGDPFYAEFGWTTGGGSNVKVPTADTVWTQSGSGALAVGKPVTLTWDNGEGLEFRRTIAVDDKYVFTLKDEVVNKGGAPVTLYPYGLISRHGTPHTAGYYILHEGLIGVLGDQGLQEYTYKNIDDKKTVNFDVTNGWLGITDKYWAATLLPDTNARLKARFSTGTLGTLKTYQTDYLLDAVTVAPGATGAADARLFAGAKEVAVVNDYEKQLKLNRFDLLIDWGWFYFITKPLFMVIDYLYRVVGNFGVAILIVTLLIKLIFFPLASKSYASMAKMKAVQPQMMALRERYGDDKVKQQQALMELYKKEKINPLAGCLPIAIQIPVFFSLYKVLFVTLEMRHAPFFGWIHDLSSPDPTNLFTLFGLLHYDPTVVPVIGHFLHLGLWPLIMGVTMWLQMKLNPAPPDPTQAMIFNWMPVIFTFMLASFPAGLVIYWAWNNSLSVTQQAFIMSRHGAKIELWDNIKAVFVRKKPQT; from the coding sequence ATGACCGACAATAAGAATACCATTCTCGCGATCGTCCTGTCGGCTTTGGTGCTGATCGGCTGGCAGTATTTCGTGGGCATGCCCCAGGAAAAGGCACGGCAGGAGCAGCTCCAGCAGCAGGAACAGAAACAGGCCGCACAGCCGCAGCAGCCCGGCCAGCCGGTTCAAGCGCCGCCGCAGGGCGCGCCCAACGGGCAGACGCCGCAGGTGCCAGGCGGGCCGACCACAGCGCCTGCGACCAGCCTCAGCCGCGCCGCCGCGCTTGCCGCTTCCCCGCGCGTGGCGATCAAGACCGACAGCCTCGAGGGCTCCATCGCCCTCAAGGGCGGCCGCATCGACGACTTGGCTCTGATCAAGTTCCGCGAAACCGTCGATCCGAAGTCACCGCCGATCTTCCTGCTCTCGCCCTCCGGCACCGGCGATCCCTTCTACGCCGAATTCGGATGGACCACCGGCGGCGGCAGCAATGTGAAAGTGCCGACGGCCGATACCGTGTGGACGCAGTCGGGCTCCGGCGCTCTCGCCGTCGGCAAGCCCGTGACGCTCACCTGGGACAACGGCGAAGGCCTCGAGTTCCGCCGCACCATCGCCGTCGACGACAAGTATGTCTTCACGCTCAAGGACGAAGTGGTGAACAAGGGCGGCGCGCCCGTCACGCTCTATCCTTACGGCCTTATTTCGCGTCACGGCACGCCGCACACGGCCGGCTACTACATCCTGCATGAAGGCTTGATCGGCGTGCTCGGCGATCAAGGCCTGCAGGAATACACCTACAAGAACATCGACGACAAAAAGACCGTCAACTTCGACGTCACCAACGGCTGGCTCGGCATCACCGACAAATATTGGGCCGCGACGCTGCTGCCGGACACGAACGCGCGTCTGAAGGCCCGCTTCTCCACCGGCACCCTCGGCACGCTGAAGACCTACCAGACCGACTACCTGCTCGATGCCGTCACCGTTGCGCCCGGTGCGACCGGTGCGGCCGACGCGCGGCTCTTCGCCGGCGCCAAGGAAGTCGCGGTCGTCAACGACTACGAAAAGCAGCTCAAGCTCAATCGCTTCGACCTGCTGATCGATTGGGGCTGGTTCTACTTCATCACCAAGCCGCTGTTCATGGTGATCGACTATCTCTACCGGGTGGTCGGCAACTTCGGCGTCGCGATCCTGATCGTCACCTTGCTGATCAAGCTCATCTTCTTCCCGCTGGCGAGCAAGTCCTACGCCTCGATGGCGAAGATGAAGGCCGTGCAGCCGCAGATGATGGCCCTGCGCGAGCGCTACGGCGACGACAAGGTGAAGCAGCAGCAAGCGCTGATGGAGCTATACAAGAAGGAGAAGATCAATCCGCTGGCCGGCTGTCTGCCGATCGCGATCCAGATCCCGGTCTTCTTCTCGCTCTACAAAGTGCTGTTCGTGACGCTGGAAATGCGCCACGCGCCGTTCTTCGGCTGGATCCACGACCTGTCGTCGCCCGATCCGACCAACCTGTTCACGCTGTTCGGCCTGCTCCACTACGATCCGACGGTCGTTCCGGTGATCGGCCACTTCCTGCATCTCGGCCTGTGGCCGCTGATCATGGGCGTGACCATGTGGCTGCAGATGAAGCTCAACCCCGCGCCGCCGGATCCGACGCAGGCGATGATCTTCAACTGGATGCCGGTGATCTTCACCTTCATGCTGGCGAGCTTCCCGGCGGGTCTCGTGATCTACTGGGCCTGGAACAACTCGCTGTCGGTGACGCAGCAGGCCTTCATCATGAGCCGCCACGGCGCCAAGATCGAGCTATGGGACAACATCAAAGCGGTGTTCGTCAGGAAGAAGCCGCAGACATAG
- the rnpA gene encoding ribonuclease P protein component: protein MERLRQRADFLAAATGTKVPAAAFVLQARKRADEGPVRIGFTVSKKVGNAVERNRVRRRLREIVRLAPSDGLRSGHDYVVIGRRAALTVPFERIAHDFRGALRRAHAGRNGDTGSR, encoded by the coding sequence ATGGAACGATTGCGGCAACGGGCGGACTTTCTAGCCGCGGCAACCGGGACCAAGGTCCCGGCCGCGGCATTTGTGCTGCAAGCACGCAAACGCGCCGATGAAGGCCCGGTTCGGATCGGCTTTACCGTCTCGAAAAAGGTCGGCAATGCCGTGGAGCGGAACCGGGTGCGGCGACGCTTGCGGGAGATTGTGCGACTCGCCCCATCGGATGGGCTAAGAAGCGGACACGATTACGTGGTAATCGGCCGGCGGGCGGCGCTCACCGTGCCTTTTGAGCGAATCGCGCATGACTTCAGGGGGGCGTTGCGACGAGCCCATGCGGGGCGCAACGGCGATACAGGATCCCGATGA